In a single window of the Pirellulales bacterium genome:
- a CDS encoding class I SAM-dependent methyltransferase yields the protein MNLSRPAWRLPRGVTRGLWEHAQIEHSAGAYDERFSHRASVELDEAVLDEYLRPPGLLIDLGCGTGRLTIPLARRGFRCVAVDLSLPSLMTVGQNAAAESLPVDRLLVNLVELDCLRDGSADYCISMYSTLGMIRGRDNRLQFLRHVRRILKPGGTFVVHVHNRWYNIFQPQSRWWFVTNLLRSMRRADVEAGDKFFDYQGVPNMFLHVFTRNELVADLNSVGFHVERLIPLSIERTDTLRWPWLWGWLRAGGWIGICR from the coding sequence ATGAATCTCTCTCGTCCTGCCTGGAGATTGCCGCGTGGCGTGACGCGGGGTCTGTGGGAGCACGCGCAAATCGAGCATTCTGCGGGCGCGTATGACGAGCGCTTTTCTCATCGCGCTTCGGTCGAACTCGACGAGGCTGTGCTGGACGAGTACTTACGGCCGCCGGGCTTGCTGATCGACCTGGGTTGCGGCACGGGCAGGTTGACGATTCCGCTCGCGCGGCGTGGATTTCGTTGCGTGGCCGTCGATCTGTCGCTGCCGTCGCTAATGACTGTGGGCCAGAACGCCGCGGCTGAGAGCCTTCCGGTCGATCGGTTGCTGGTAAACCTCGTCGAACTTGATTGCCTACGTGACGGATCGGCCGACTACTGCATTTCGATGTACAGCACGCTGGGGATGATCCGCGGCCGCGATAATCGGCTGCAATTCTTGCGGCATGTGAGGCGCATTCTCAAGCCGGGCGGAACGTTCGTCGTCCATGTACACAATCGCTGGTACAACATCTTTCAGCCGCAGAGCCGCTGGTGGTTCGTGACGAACCTGTTGCGCAGTATGCGTCGCGCCGATGTCGAAGCCGGTGACAAATTCTTCGACTATCAGGGCGTGCCCAACATGTTTCTGCACGTTTTCACGCGGAACGAACTCGTGGCCGATTTGAACAGTGTGGGATTTCACGTCGAGCGACTGATTCCGCTCTCGATCGAACGCACCGATACGCTACGCTGGCCGTGGCTATGGGGGTGGCTGCGGGCCGGCGGCTGGATCGGGATCTGTAGGTAA
- a CDS encoding heavy metal translocating P-type ATPase, producing the protein MNKREPMPEHSHEHHDQGHDPRSGQNLSDHGPSLDEHALVESPSHDHGSNTSDIGQARDPVCGMTVERAKTPYKHVHAGETYYFCSAGCVKKFQADPAKYVAGAIETAAAGLVQIGQAGAGPAPSAVRGASGSPAAGSGAAQGVPYTCPMHPQVRKMGPGSCPICGMALEPVDVTQAEEDNSELIDMQRRLWVCLALTIPVFVVAMGEMVAAEQFAHWLPGGASAWLQLALATPVVLWGGWPFFVRGWTSLVTRQLNMFTLIALGVGVAYLESIVATLAPDVFPESFRGHGGQVGTYFESAAVIITLVLFGQVLELRARSQTSSAIRGLLGLAPRSARHLSDDGTEHDVPLEEVQPGDRLRVRPGEKVPVDGVVVEGTSYVDESMITGEPVPVAKKTGERVTGGTVNGTGALVMRAERVGRDTLLAQIVQMVSEAQRSRAPIQLLADVVAGYFVPAVVAVAIATFAVWSLVGPEPRLAYALVNAVAVLIIACPCALGLATPMSIMVGTGRGAAAGVLVRRAEALERLEKVDTLVLDKTGTLTEGKPRLANVMPADEFSEDEVLRLAASLETASEHPLATAVVAAARERGLRIVPAVDFQSVTGQGVSGTVEGHTLKLGNQTLLSTANVDTAALTARAEELRRRGQTVMFLAVDGRAAGLIGVADPIKESTPEAISTLRSAGLRVVMLTGDSRVTAEAVAGQLGLDEIHAEVQPQQKNAIIRRLQQEGRIVAMAGDGVNDAPALAQADVGIAMGTGTDVAIESAGITLLKGDLRGIVRARRLSHATMRNIRENLFFAFIYNGVGVPIAAGVLYPVFGLLLSPMIAAAAMSFSSVSVIANALRLRRVKL; encoded by the coding sequence ATGAACAAGCGCGAGCCGATGCCGGAACATAGCCACGAGCATCACGACCAGGGCCACGATCCGCGCAGCGGCCAAAACCTCTCCGATCACGGTCCGTCGTTGGACGAACACGCGCTAGTCGAATCTCCGTCGCACGACCACGGTTCGAACACGTCGGACATTGGCCAGGCCCGCGATCCAGTGTGCGGTATGACGGTCGAGCGGGCCAAAACGCCGTACAAGCATGTGCATGCGGGTGAGACCTATTACTTCTGCTCGGCGGGATGTGTGAAAAAATTTCAGGCCGATCCCGCGAAATACGTCGCGGGGGCCATCGAGACAGCTGCCGCAGGCTTGGTGCAGATTGGCCAAGCGGGGGCTGGACCAGCGCCGTCCGCTGTGCGGGGCGCCTCCGGTTCTCCGGCGGCCGGAAGCGGCGCGGCGCAAGGTGTCCCCTATACCTGCCCGATGCACCCTCAAGTGCGGAAAATGGGCCCGGGCTCGTGCCCCATCTGCGGCATGGCACTGGAGCCGGTCGACGTCACGCAGGCCGAGGAAGACAATTCCGAACTGATCGATATGCAACGCAGGTTGTGGGTCTGCCTGGCACTGACGATCCCTGTGTTTGTGGTAGCGATGGGCGAGATGGTCGCCGCCGAGCAATTCGCGCACTGGCTGCCGGGCGGGGCATCGGCCTGGCTGCAACTGGCGCTAGCGACACCTGTGGTGTTATGGGGAGGTTGGCCATTTTTTGTGCGGGGTTGGACGTCGCTGGTCACGCGCCAGTTGAACATGTTTACGCTCATTGCGCTGGGTGTCGGAGTCGCTTATTTAGAGAGCATCGTGGCGACGCTCGCGCCCGACGTGTTTCCGGAATCGTTTCGCGGGCATGGCGGACAGGTGGGAACGTACTTCGAATCGGCAGCCGTGATCATCACGCTGGTGCTCTTTGGCCAGGTGCTAGAGCTACGGGCGCGAAGCCAAACGTCGAGCGCCATTCGCGGGCTGCTGGGGCTCGCTCCGCGCAGCGCGCGCCACCTCAGTGACGATGGCACCGAGCATGACGTGCCACTCGAAGAGGTACAGCCCGGTGATCGACTACGTGTGCGACCCGGCGAAAAAGTGCCAGTCGACGGAGTCGTCGTCGAAGGCACTAGTTATGTCGACGAATCGATGATCACAGGCGAGCCGGTTCCAGTGGCAAAGAAAACCGGCGAGCGGGTCACGGGCGGCACTGTGAATGGTACCGGCGCTTTGGTCATGCGGGCCGAGCGCGTGGGGCGCGACACGTTGCTTGCGCAGATCGTGCAAATGGTAAGCGAGGCGCAGCGTAGCCGGGCGCCGATTCAACTATTGGCCGATGTCGTGGCGGGTTACTTCGTGCCGGCCGTGGTTGCGGTTGCCATCGCGACCTTCGCTGTCTGGAGTCTGGTCGGGCCCGAGCCGCGCCTGGCATACGCCTTGGTCAATGCCGTGGCGGTGCTGATTATCGCTTGTCCGTGCGCACTAGGATTGGCGACGCCGATGTCGATCATGGTGGGAACAGGACGCGGCGCCGCGGCGGGCGTGCTCGTGCGTCGCGCCGAGGCGCTGGAACGGCTCGAGAAGGTCGATACGTTGGTCCTGGATAAAACCGGCACACTGACCGAGGGGAAGCCGCGGCTGGCCAATGTCATGCCGGCTGACGAGTTTTCTGAAGACGAAGTACTGCGCCTGGCGGCCAGCTTGGAAACGGCCAGCGAGCATCCGTTGGCCACGGCCGTTGTCGCCGCGGCGCGCGAACGCGGCCTGAGGATTGTTCCGGCTGTAGATTTTCAATCCGTGACAGGGCAGGGCGTGTCAGGGACGGTCGAGGGGCACACGCTCAAACTGGGAAACCAAACGCTCTTATCCACAGCGAACGTCGATACCGCGGCGCTCACGGCGCGGGCCGAAGAGCTGCGACGACGCGGACAGACCGTGATGTTTCTTGCGGTCGATGGACGCGCGGCGGGACTGATTGGCGTGGCCGATCCGATCAAGGAATCGACTCCCGAGGCGATCAGCACTCTACGATCCGCAGGTCTGCGCGTTGTGATGCTCACCGGAGACAGCCGCGTCACGGCCGAGGCGGTCGCGGGCCAACTAGGGCTCGACGAGATCCATGCCGAAGTACAACCACAACAAAAAAATGCCATCATCCGCCGATTGCAACAGGAAGGGCGCATTGTCGCGATGGCAGGTGATGGAGTGAACGACGCACCGGCCTTGGCGCAGGCCGATGTGGGCATTGCCATGGGTACCGGAACGGACGTAGCCATCGAGAGCGCCGGCATCACGCTTTTGAAGGGGGACCTGCGTGGCATCGTCCGGGCCCGTCGACTGAGCCATGCCACCATGCGCAATATCCGCGAGAACCTGTTCTTCGCCTTCATCTACAACGGCGTAGGAGTACCGATCGCGGCGGGTGTGCTCTACCCGGTGTTCGGGTTGCTTTTGAGCCCCATGATCGCCGCGGCCGCCATGAGCTTCAGCTCGGTCTCGGTGATTGCCAATGCCTTGCGATTGCGACGGGTGAAGTTGTAG
- a CDS encoding CinA family nicotinamide mononucleotide deamidase-related protein — MDAEVISIGDELTSGQRLDTNTQWLSERLGEVGIRVLYHTTVADDLAANVRVFREAAERADVVVASGGLGPTADDLTREVLAQLTNSELVLREDVVEHIRALFARFGRTMPEKNTVQALFPAGSHMIPNPTGTAPGIALEVPRVTGRPCRVYALPGVPSEMFRMWADTVGPELANLSGAPQVIRHRRIKCFGLSESELEGRLPDMIRRGRSPSVGITVSAATITLRITAQGASDAECRTQMEPTVATIYDCLGNVVFGEEDDELEDVVMRLLEQRRLTLATVEWGTGGLVAHRLHEASPEGQHFVGGLIAPNQSSLTRLLGVPAEFITEHTPVSAEVVEAMARGCRERLGTDLALAVSQFPLPATKETTPQRLFIALASATEVIPRSVPHFGSPDILTTRAAKQALNLVRLALLGAT, encoded by the coding sequence ATGGATGCGGAAGTTATCTCGATCGGCGACGAACTCACCAGTGGCCAACGACTGGACACCAATACTCAATGGCTCAGCGAGCGGCTGGGCGAAGTCGGCATCCGCGTGCTGTACCACACGACCGTCGCCGACGACCTGGCGGCCAATGTTCGCGTCTTTCGTGAGGCAGCCGAGCGCGCCGACGTCGTCGTGGCCTCCGGTGGATTAGGTCCCACGGCCGACGATCTGACGCGCGAGGTTCTGGCCCAGCTCACCAACAGCGAACTTGTGCTGCGCGAAGACGTTGTCGAGCACATTCGCGCCCTGTTCGCACGATTTGGCCGCACCATGCCCGAGAAGAATACGGTGCAGGCATTATTCCCGGCCGGCAGCCATATGATCCCCAACCCAACCGGCACGGCCCCCGGCATCGCGCTGGAAGTACCACGCGTCACGGGCCGACCATGTCGCGTGTACGCGCTGCCAGGCGTCCCCTCCGAGATGTTTCGCATGTGGGCCGACACCGTCGGTCCCGAACTGGCAAATCTATCGGGCGCGCCGCAAGTCATCCGCCATCGGCGCATCAAGTGCTTCGGGCTCAGCGAAAGTGAACTCGAAGGGCGTCTGCCCGACATGATCCGCCGTGGCCGCTCTCCCAGCGTCGGCATCACGGTCAGCGCGGCGACGATCACGCTACGCATCACCGCGCAGGGTGCAAGCGATGCTGAATGCCGCACCCAGATGGAGCCCACCGTGGCCACGATCTACGACTGTTTGGGCAACGTCGTCTTCGGCGAAGAGGACGACGAGTTGGAAGATGTCGTAATGCGACTCCTCGAGCAGCGCCGGCTGACGCTGGCCACTGTCGAATGGGGTACCGGCGGGCTCGTGGCGCATCGGCTACATGAAGCCTCGCCCGAGGGACAGCACTTCGTAGGTGGGCTGATTGCCCCCAATCAATCGTCTTTGACACGATTATTGGGAGTGCCTGCGGAGTTCATCACCGAGCACACACCGGTCAGCGCCGAGGTCGTGGAAGCAATGGCCCGCGGCTGCCGCGAACGCTTGGGAACGGATCTAGCGCTAGCAGTGAGTCAGTTTCCCCTACCGGCCACGAAGGAGACGACGCCCCAACGACTGTTTATCGCGTTAGCGTCGGCCACCGAAGTCATTCCACGATCGGTGCCGCACTTCGGCAGCCCCGACATCCTTACCACGCGCGCGGCTAAGCAAGCATTGAATCTCGTCCGCTTGGCACTGCTCGGGGCCACTTGA